TCTCCGGAGCCTTGTCGCGTGGACCAAGCGACTTGGGCGCACCAGGATTTTCAAACGACAAATCCTTCACATATTGTGCCAGAATGTTGAGCGCTGGCGCTGCACCATTGCCTTTTGCATCTGCGGGTGCTGCGGCGCCTGCGCCAGTAGTATCCTTTGCCATATGGCTCTTCCCTGTTTTCGTCCGCCGAGGGCGGTTGTCCGGTAAATTGTTCGGGGGTGGGCTAGCATTTCACCACGATTGTTACAACCCGTTTGCTCATTCGCGCTTCTTTGTATCGCGCCCAGGAAGGCGCTCCTGGCTGCCTGTCTCTCCGCCCCCTCGCCCGTGATCTTCCGACCATGGCGATGATGGGTCGCCTTGCCGCTCGAACTCGTCTTCTCCGAGATCGACCACGTCATCACTCTTTCTCGTGGCTCCTGTCGGGCCTCCACCATGTCGCGCCGACATCGTCTGAACCACGATCCGGTCTTTCACCAACCTCCAGACCATGTCGCGGAACGCCGGAACAAACAAAAGGAATCCAAGCGAATCAGTGACAAAGCCAGGCGTCAGCAGCAACACCCCCGCGACAAGAATCATGACCCCATGCACCAGTTCACGGCCGGGAACCCGGTTCGCCCGCAATTCAGTGTTGATCTTGTTGAAAAGGCCAACACCCTGCCAACGAAGCAGAAAACTGCCGATAGCGGCTGTCAGCAACACCATGCCGAGCGTTGCCCAGACGCCGATCTGGCCACCAATCACCACAAAGGCGGCAATCTCGGCAAGCGGTATGACCAAGAGCAAAAACGGGATAAAGGAGAAGCGCATGATGAAAATCCGGGTGCAGAATCTGCGCCGGATTGACCGGCTGCGACAAATAGAAAGGTCGGACCCTTTGATTGATGGGCCCGAGAGGATTATATGCATCCTAACTGAGGATGAAACCGAAAGAAGGCGGGAATGGGTTCCTTTGATTTTGTGACGTTCTTCTTTTTCGTTGCGGCGGTGATTGTGTTCATCCAGCTCCGGGCTGTACTCGGGAAGCGGACGGGACATGAACGGCCGCCACGCGAGCAGATGGAGCGGCGCGACCAGACTGACGCACAGGATGGGATTGATGATCCGAAAGTGGTCACCTTGCCGCGCCGTGGCCGTGAAGCTGCCGAACCTGATGCATTCGCCGCTGTGGATGCCTATGCGGAACCGGGCAGCGATCTCAACAAAGGGCTACGCGAACTGGTCAAGGCTGATCCG
The DNA window shown above is from Hoeflea phototrophica DFL-43 and carries:
- a CDS encoding FxsA family protein, whose product is MRFSFIPFLLLVIPLAEIAAFVVIGGQIGVWATLGMVLLTAAIGSFLLRWQGVGLFNKINTELRANRVPGRELVHGVMILVAGVLLLTPGFVTDSLGFLLFVPAFRDMVWRLVKDRIVVQTMSARHGGGPTGATRKSDDVVDLGEDEFERQGDPSSPWSEDHGRGGGETGSQERLPGRDTKKRE